The genomic interval ATTGGCCGTGAGTTTGCGCAAGGCCTGGCTCATGAGGCGTGCCTGTAGACCGACGTGGGAGTCGCCCATTTCCCCCTCGATCTCGGCCTTGGGCGTCAAGGCTGCCACGGAATCCACGACGATGAGGTCGACGGCCCCGGAGCGCACCAGCATATCGGCGATTTCCAATGCCTGTTCACCGGTGTCGGGCTGGGAGATCAGGAGATTTTCGAGATCCACCCCCAACTTCTGGGCATAGCTTGGGTCCAGGGCGTGTTCGGCATCGATGAAGGCTGCCGTGCCACCACTGGCTTGGCAACTGGCAATGGCGTGCAGGGTGAGGGTGGTCTTACCCGAGGATTCGGGACCGTAAATCTCCACCACGCGTCCGCGCGGCAGGCCACCGACCCCTAGCGCCAGGTCGAGTCCCAGGGAACCCGTGGAGTACACCTGGATATCCTTGACGGCGCTCTGCTCCCCCAGGCGCATGATCGCACCCTTGCCAAACTGTTTATCGATCTGTGACAGGGCGGCGGCCAGGGCCTTGCTGCGATGTTCATCCATGGGTCACTGCTCTCCTATGTGAGGGATACGCCGAAGACCGGACTTCGGCGGCGCGACACTGCGCCGTGTGCTTGCCGCATTCTAACCGAGGCGCTGACAATGACCAATGGAAAGCGCCCCACGCTGCGTGGAGCGTTTCACTCCATCAGCATGGCGATGAGCCTGCCGAGGGCCACACTACCGGCGGCGTACTGTACGGCCCAGCGGTCGCCGGAAAAATGGTGGACGGCGGCACGGCCGGGACCACCACGCCGTCCCCAGGCGATACAGACGGTGCCCACGGGCTTGCCTGGGACGGCGCCCCCAGGACCGGCGATACCGCTGATGGCCAGGGCCATGTCGCCGTGCTCCAGGGCGCCTGCCAGCATCTCCAGAACCACCGCCTCGGAAACGGCACCGTGGCGCGCCAGGGTCGTCGCCGCGACACCCAAAAGACTCTCCTTGGCGGCATTGGCGTAGGTGACGAGGCCCGCACGCAGGACCGCAGAAGAACCTGGCAGGGCGGCAACACGGGCGGCCACGCTGCCGGCAGTGCAGGACTCGGCGGTGGCTAGCGTCACCCCATGCCGCAGTCCCAGTTGCAGCAGCGCCCACTCCGGGGGGGCAAGATCCAGGGCGAGACCCTCATCCCGGCGCCAGTCCTCCCCGGGTAAAACGCCCGGCGCATCGCCAAAAAAACTTTTCGGCATGTCGGTCAAAGGCCAGTGGCGCTGGCCCCACTGCGCCATGGCCGGCCAGTCCAGGGGATCGAGGGCGTGCCGGTGGGGGCCGCCGTCGAGCCAACGCTCGCGCTCCGGGAAATCCCCCAAAGCCAGGGCGAGGCCCGATACCTCGGGCAAATGCTGGACAAGTTCCAGACGCACCCGCCAGCCTGCCCGTTGCCCCCAAGCGGCTAGCCGCTGTGCGGTGGGCAAATGGGCCGGCCGCCAGGGTAGGAAGATACGGGCTTCAGAAGACATGTTGGTGCCCTCCGTGTCCGTCGATTCGGCGAAGCTCTCCGCGCCAGCGCAGCTCGAGCCCCACCTCCGCCGGGGCGATCTCGCCCACGCGCGTGAGCGGTACGCCGGTCTCGCGACCAATCCCACGCAGCGTATCTTCTAGCTCCGGGGGCACACAGAGGATGAGCTCATAATCGTCACCGCCCGTCAGCGGCCAACGCTGCCAGGCCTCCCAATCCTCCCCCAGGGCCGGGCGCAGGGCAACGCTGATGGGCAGGTCATCGACGCAGATCCGTGCACCGACCCCAGAAGCCTGAAGGATGTGGCCGAGATCGGCGACGAAACCGTCGGATATGTCCTGGGCACAGGCCACCCCACAACGCGCCGCTGCCTCCCCCAGGGCCGTCCGCGGTGTCGGGCGCAACCTGCGCTGCTCCAGTGCCCATTGGGCCTGCGTGCTCAAGCCTGCGGGTGGGCGCGCCGGCAAAGCGCGGGCGGACCAGGCGATGTCCAGGGCGGCGGCGGCGTCTCCGATGCAACCACTGACCCAGACACCCTGGCCGGGGCGGGCGGCGTCCCGGCGCATGGGCGCATCGCGCTGGGCGCCCAGCACGGTGACGGTGAGGGTGAGCGGGCCGTCCGTTGCGACGGTATCGCCGCCGATGAGGCGCAGTCCACTGGGCTTGGCCAGGGCGCGCCAACCCGCAGCAAAGTCCTCCACCCAGAGGCCCCAGTCGCAGTTTTGCCCCGCGGGCAGACTCAAATTCAGCAGAGCCCAGCGGGGTATGGCACCCATGGCCGCCAGATCGCTGAGATTCACCGCCAAGGCTTTCCAAGCAAGATCCGTGGCAGCCACATCGGCAAAGAAATGACGACCCGCCACCAGGGTGTCGCTACAGATGGTCACCGGTTCCCGGCAACGCACCACCGCCGCGTCATCGCCCATACCCACGAGCAGGTCGGGATCGGTTTCCCCCAAGGCGCTGCGGAGTACTTCGATGAGGCGAAACTCGCCCGGCTGCATGGTCCATCCTCCTCCCAGACCGTCAACGTTCTCTCGGTAACACCATACCTGGGCCCACCATTTCCCTTGGGCAGGTTTCACCAATTCACTATAGTGCGAGCATGCCGCCGTCCTCCACGCAAACGCAAGTCAGCCCTTCCGTGCCGTCGCCGGTTCGTGGTCGTTTTGCCCCCACTCCCAGCGGTCCGCTCCACGCGGGCTCCGTGCTCGCCGCCATCGGCAGTTACCTGTCTGCCAAGGGAGCTGGAGGACTGTGGTACCTGCGCATGGAGGATCTGGATCGCCCACGCCTGCAGCCCGGCGCCGCCAGCACCATCCTCGCCCAGCTGGAAGCACTGGCCCTGGAATGGGATGGCGCCATTCTCTGGCAATCCCAACATCTGGAGCGCTATGGCGCGGCATTGAACCAGCTCATGGCGACCGGTATCGCCTATCCCTGCGGGTGCAGCCGCGCGGCTTTGCAGCAAAGCGCCGGCAACTGTCCCTGTCTGGAACGGCCGCCAGCCAAGGCGCGCGCATGGCGGCTTCGCCCAGGGCCACGGGCCATGGAAGCTTGGGAGGATCGGTGGCGCGGCCCACAGCATCCCACAGTCCAGCACCCTCCACCCGCCCTGCTGCGCGCCGACCAGATCATCGCCTATGTCCTCGCGTCGGTGGTGGACGACGGTTTTCAGGGGGTAACGGAGGTGGTCCGCGGTGAGGATCTCCTGCCGCTGACGGGGGTCCAGCGGCAGCTGCAAGCCGCCCTGGACCTGCCGCATCCCGGGTACGCCCACCTGCCTCTCATCCGCGATGATCGCGGGCGCAAGCTCTCCAAGAGCGCCGGGGCGCCAGGCGTTGCCGGATCACCGGGTAGAGCCTGGGAATTCTGCCTGCGCTACCTCGGCTGGGATCTTCCCGCCGATCTGATGGGGGCAGATGCCACCACCTGGCGGAATTGGGCAATCCAGCGCCTGCACTGCGGTGCACCGCTCTGGCCGCAGGGTTGAGGCACTCGGCCTGCAGCCGTACCACCCGGAATGCCATTCGCCATTCCAAAAATAATACGTTAGACTATTTAGGTACCATTGTTCCTAATCAGGGAGCTAGCTCAGGTGTCTACCGTTTTGTATGCCGACACGTCTCACAAATGTATCGCTTTTACCGACCTCGTGGAGGGTGACGGTATCCAGGCCAACCAATTCCTCATCGTCCATGAGGGGGAAGGGATGCTTCTGGACCCGGGTGGCAACCTGACCTACAAGCATCTCCTGGCAGGCATGGCCGAGCACTTCTTGCCATCCCACCTGGATTACGTCTTTGCCTCTCACGAGGACCCGGACATCGTTGCTTCGGCCAACGGTTGGCTGCTCATCACCGAGGCCAAGATCCTCATTGCCGAGGAATGGACCCGTTTTCTGCCACATTTTTGTACCAAGGGCATGACGACGGGCCGGGTCATTGGTATTCCCCCTGCTGGCATGTGGGTCGAGCTCGGGGGACAGGAGTTGGCCATCGTTCCTGCCCACTATCTGCACGCGGTCGGCAATTTCCATGTGTACGATCCCATATCGCGCATTCTTTTTTCTGGAGATGTCGGCGCCAATCTGGTCTCCGGCAGTGGGGCGGCAGCGGTCATCGAGGGTACCGCAGCCTTTGCGGCGCATCGGGCAAGTGCCGGGATGGAGGCTTTTCATCGTCGCTACATGGGGGGACGCAAAGTCTGTGCGCTGTGGGCAGAGATGGTGCGCGGCATGGATGTGGAATGGATCGTGCCGCAGCACGGCGCCTCATTCCGCGGCAAGGAAACCGTTGCCGCCTTTCTGGACTGGTTTGCTGAACTCGACAGCGGTCCCGATCTGGTGGATGCCGCTGACTTTCACTATCCGCCACCGCGTTGACGCGCCACCAACTGACCCAAGGAGCCTCCCATGTCCCCGGAAGCGTTCAATTCACTTCATCAACGCCTGCAGAGTATCTGCCCAGAGATTTTGGGTCTTGCCCTCATCGCCGGCGACGGGACCCTCCTCCTGGAAGGCGGGCGTACCGTCGGCGATGCCCGCCTGATCGGGATTGCCGGTGCTGCACTGGCACGTCTGGCCGGGCATATCAGCGATGAACTGGGTGAGTGTCGGGAGCAGGAAATCACGATCCGCTGCCAACAGCACCGTGCCTGCTTCTATCCCCTGAGCAACGATCGCATCCTGATGGTGGTCACGCCGGCGATGGTGGTTCTGTCCGATGCCTGCACTGCCCTGATTTGGGAGATGAACAGAATCTAGCAGGTCTGGTACGGGTCTGCGTCCGCCGCGCTATACTTCCGGCCATGGACCTGCCTGCCCTGATCCCCGCCACGCTACTGCGCCGTTATCAACGCTTTCTGGCGGACTGTCGCCTGGAGGACGGCCAGACAGTCACCGTACACTGTCCCAATTCCGGCAGCATGCGCAGTTGTGCCACACCGGGGCAGCCGGTACTGCTGTCCCATCAGCCGTCCTCACGGCGCAAGTATCCCTGGACCTGGGAGCTCTACTGGAGCGGAAGCAGTTGGGTGTGCATCAACACCCAAAGGCCCAACGCCGTCGTCGCGGAAGCCATCGCAATGGGCAACATCCCGGAACTTGCCGGTTATCCGCTGCTGCGGCGTGAAGTGCCCTACGGGGATCACGCCCGCGTCGACATTTTTCTGGAGGGGTCGGACAAGCCCCCCGCCTATGTGGAGGTAAAATCCTGTACACTCCTGGACGCCGATGGCGTCGTGCGGTTTCCCGATGCGGTCTCCCTGCGTGCGCGACGGCACCTGCAGTCGCTACAGGAAGTGGTGACGGCGGGCGCACGGGGGGTTCTGGTTTTTCTGATAGGGCGGGAGGATGGCCAGGGTTTCGCGCCAGCGGAAAGCATCGATCCCCAATACGCCGAGGCCCTGCGCCGGGCGCGGCAAGCAGGGGTGGAGATTCTTGCCTACCGCACTCGGGTCAGTCCTGATAGAATGATTCTAGATGCGGCAGAGACCCTACTTTTATAGCCGCGCGAGGAGTTATGCATGTTGCGTCGAAGTCAGGAACGCCCCCCCGTACACATTCACAGCCCCGAAGAAGTGGAAAAGATGCGGGTAGCGGGCCAACTCACGGCCCAGGTCTTGAAAATGATCGCACCTTACGTACAGGCGGGCATCAGCACGGGCGAGTTGGACCGGATCTGCCACGATTACATCGTCAACGATCTCGACGCCATTCCTGCGCCCTTGAATTACCAGCCAAGCCCGGAATATCCGCCCTACCCCAAATCCGTCTGCATTTCCCTCAATCACGTGATCTGTCACGGCATACCCGGTGATCGCGTGCTCAAGGATGGGGACATCCTCAACATCGACGTGACGGTCATCAAGGATGGCTATCACGGCGACAGCAGCAAGATGTTCCTGGTGGGCAACGTACCCTTGAAGGCGCGACGGGTGGTGGAGGTGGCGCACGAGAGCATGGTCCGCGGCATCGCCCAGGTACGTCCGGGAGCGACCCTGGGCGATATCGGCCATGCCATCCAGAGCTACGCCGAGGCCCAGCACTGCTCCGTGGTACGCGAGTTCTGCGGGCACGGCATCGGCCGCGTCTTCCACGATGAGCCACAGGTGCTGCACTACGGTAATCCCGGTGAGGGGCTGCGTCTGGTACCCGGTATGACCTTTACCATCGAACCCATGATCAACGCCGGCAAGCGCCACATCAAGGCTCTGCCCGATGGGTGGACCATCGTCACCAAGGATCACAGCCCCTCGGCGCAATGGGAACACACCATTCTGGTCACGGAGGATGGCCACGAGGTGCTGACCCAGTTGCCGGGCGATCCCCTCTGAAGGTGACGGCCACGCGGTCCACGGCGTCCACTACCACCCCGCGCGCCGGGATGGAGCCTATAGCGGCAGTTGCCCCGGTTCGTCCGCCCTTGCGCCAGCGCGCCAGGTTGCACGATGGGATCCTGCGGCAGCTCTGGCGCGACGCCAACGACGGGCGCCAACGTCACGATGCCAGCCTCATTGCCGTAGGTGGCTATGGCCGGGGCAGGCTCTTTCCAGGCTCCGATCTGGATCTTCTGGTGTTGGTGGAGGATGGCGACGATCCCCAACGGGATGCCTTCGTCAGCCGTTTTTTCACCCTGCTCTGGGATCGGGGCTGTCCCGTCGGTCATAGCGTGCGCACGGTAGCACAGTGTCTGGCTGAGGCGCGCGCCGATCTCAGCATCGCCACGACCCTGCACGAGATGCGCTTTCTGGCGGGCTCCAGGGGGCTGTATAGAGCCCTGCAGGCGGACCTGCGCGCGCAACCCCCCTGGGATCCCACGTCCTTTTATGCCGCCAAGATTGCCGAGCAGGATCAGCGTCACCGGCGTTTTTCCGACACGGCCTATCACCTGGAGCCGAATATCAAGGACGGCCCCGGCGGACTGCGCGACATTCACCAGCTGCAATGGCTCGCCGCCCGTCTTTTCGGGCAGGCCAGCCTTGCCCCACTATACCGGCACGGCCTGATGCGGCGGGCAGAATATCGCCAGTTGTTACGCGCTCGGCTTTTTCTGGAAACCCTGCGCGAGCACCTGCACCAGCGCGCTGGACGGGGCGAGGATCGTCTGCGCCTGGAATATCAGGAGGCTCTGGCCGAAGGGCTCGGTTTCCGTGGACACGGTGGACGCAGCGCCGTGGAACGCATGATGCAGCGCCTTTACCAAGTCTTTGCCGACGTGCTACGCGTCTCAGCCATCGTCCAGGAGAGCATCGGTCAGTTCCTGAGCGAGGGGGGTCATCTGCGCGGGAGCTCCGAAACACGGAACGAGCCAGTGCCACCGGAGCCCGTGGCCGTGCCGCTGGTGCAGTTACTGACCCGGCTCGCGCAGGTGGCGGCTCAGGGCGATGGCGATGCGCTGGAGGGCAGCCTCTGGCGCGATGTCCACGCCATCCGGCGGCGTTATCACGCCCGTGACCTGACGGGCAACGCCGAGGCTCGGGCCGTCTTCCTGGAGGCGTTGCGCAACCCGACCCAGGCCACACGCTTTCTGACCCTGCTCCACCAGACGCGGCTCCTGGGACGGCTACTGCCGCCCTACCGGGCCATCACCGGCCTTATCCAGCACGATCTATTTCATGTGTATACCGTCGATCAGCATACGCTTTTTGTCCTAGGAGAGCTGGCGCGCCTATGGCAGGAAGCGGACGATCCCCAGATCCGCAAGGCGCGCCTTGCGGTGCGGCATCCAGAGATTCTGGTGCTGGCCGCCCTATTTCACGACATTGCCAAGGGACAGGGTGGGGATCACTCCAGCAAGGGAGCGGGGCTCGCGCAGCGTTTTGCGCACGCCATGCAGCTGGAGCCGGATGCCGGCGCACTGCTGGTGTGGCTCGTCCACAATCACCTGCTGCTATCCACGGTGTCGCAACGCCGCGACCTCGAGGACCCACAAGTCATCCGCAACGTTGCCGAGCGCATGGGCGATCAGCGTCATCTCGCTTACCTGTTTCTGCTGACCATCGCCGATATGCGCGCCACCAATCCCGAGCTGTGGAACGACTGGAAGGCGAGCCTCTTGCACAAACTCTTCGACGCCAGCTGGGCGGCCCTGGAAGGTGGCGATGCCGTTCTTGCCGATCACGGCCCGGTCATCCGCGCGCGTCAGGAAGCGGTACTGGCCAAACTGGAGCCCGCCGCTCGCGAGCAGATTCTGGAGCTGTGGCAGGAGATGCGCCCCAGCTATTTTCTGCGCTACCGCGCCGACGAACTGCTTTGGCAGGCGCACGAGATCCACGCATACCATGGTCGCGGGTATCTGGTGCGCCTGCGCGAACACCCCGTGGAGGGCAGTGAGATCCTCATCTACGGACCCGACAAGGCAGGTCTGTTCGAGGAAATCACCGCCACCCTGGACCGCCACTCCCTGAACATTCTCGATGCCCGCATCGACACCAGCCACGATGGTCGTGCCCTCGATACCTTCGTGGTCCTCGATGAGTCGCACAGCTACGCGCGACCGGCGGCGGCACAGGAGATACTGCGCCGCGACCTGCGCGCCGTCCTCCATGGTGAGGTACCGCGCAAGCCCCACTTTGGCATGCGCCATCGCGACCTGCGCCATCGTTATTTTGCCGATCTGCCGCTGGAAATCTTTGTGGACAACCACACCCTGGCAGAGGACACCCTGCTGGAGATCCGGGCGCCCGATCGCCTCGGTCTCCTCTACCGCGTCGGCGGTACCCTGCGCACGCTGGGCTTTACCATCTTTGGCGCCAAGGTCTCTACTTTTGGGGAAAGCGTGGAGGATACCTTTTTCATCCGCAACGCCCAGAACCGCAAGCTTCGCGACAACGAGATCGCAGCACTCACCGCCGCACTGCAGGATGCCCTGAGCAGCGACCACGCCGCGGAGGACCACTAGGTATGGCCATGTTCATCAATCCAGCGCGGCGAGCAGACCGCACCCTGGCCCTTGCCGGTATCCTGCGCGCCGCTCAGGAAGTGCAGGACGCGGCCCGCCGGGGAATCCACGACAATAGCATGCTCGGCTCCTGCGTTCAGAGCATCCTGAGCCTCGATGGGCGGGACAGCGCTGCCGTTCTGGGTGGACTGCCGAGCCTGCGGCGCGCATTGCAAGGCCTTTGTCCCCTGCTCCAGCGTGGTCCCGGAAGTGCCGAGGAAGCCGAGCAGATGCGCTATGCCCTGTCCTTGGCCAAGCTGGGCAAGGCCTTGATCCATAATCACGCCGCCACCGAGCGCGTGCGCCGCGGCATCGATGAGGCCCGGCGTCAGATCGAGCATTTCGGCGACGCCATTCACCCCAGTGTGCTTGGCGGCCTGGCCAACACCTACGCCGAAGGCATCGGCATCCTGTCACCACGGATCATCGTCAGTGGCGAGAGTCGTTTTCTCACTCAGGAAGAAGACACCGTGCGCATCCGCGCCCTGCTTCTGGCGGGCGTGCGTGCCGCCGTGCTCTGGCGTCAGGCGGGGGGATCCGTCTTCACGACCTTCTGGGAGCGCAGCGCGCTGTGTCTGGAAAGTCGTGACCTGCTGGCGCATCTGAGTTCCTGAATTTCACTTCACGGCTTTTGCGCAGCCGCCGTGGTGGTTTCATCCTTCAGCTGCCCATAGATCTGTTCGAGAGCGAGGTTTGCGGCTTCGATGGATTGCGCCAGATCCTTGCCATCGTCCACGCCAACCTGGAGCAGGAAGGTATTCATGGCATTCGTCTTGTTCACCAGATTGACCTTGAGGCCCTGCTTTCGCGCGGTATCGAGTATGCGCGCGGAGGGCACGTCGATGGGCAGACCCAGCAATACGGGATAGCTGTCGGGTACGCGGGCGAAATACGACGGACCGTAGAGTGTCACGCCATTCTTTGCTTTCCAATAGGCGGCATCGATGATGCGGTTAGCCTCATCTATCCGGCCATTCAATTCCGTGACGTTCTGGAAACGCAACATGAGATGCAGGGTATTGTTGAAGCCGTTGCGCGACTGGATGAAAATGTCACAGTGCTGGAACAAGGACGCCTTTTTGGCTTCGGTAATGACCAGTTCCATGGGGACATCGGCATTGACCATAGTCTCCACCGGATAGATATAACTGTTGTCTTCATGGGCATACTCCACCAATGCGCTACTGCCCAGAAGCACGGAATTGGGGATACTGATGAGTGCCCCGTCCTGCGTCAGCATTTTGGAGAACAGCGCCTTTATCTC from Acidithiobacillus caldus ATCC 51756 carries:
- the recA gene encoding recombinase RecA; this encodes MDEHRSKALAAALSQIDKQFGKGAIMRLGEQSAVKDIQVYSTGSLGLDLALGVGGLPRGRVVEIYGPESSGKTTLTLHAIASCQASGGTAAFIDAEHALDPSYAQKLGVDLENLLISQPDTGEQALEIADMLVRSGAVDLIVVDSVAALTPKAEIEGEMGDSHVGLQARLMSQALRKLTANISRTNTLVIFINQIRMKIGVMYGSPETTTGGNALKFYASVRLDIRRIGTIKKGDEILGSDTRVKVVKNKVAPPFREAEFAIYYGEGISRLSELVDLGVKFDIIEKSGAWYSYKGERIGQGKDNARQFLKERPEMAKEIEERVRAAANGHPLAFAEEGPVVAAEAGD
- a CDS encoding CinA family protein, with the protein product MSSEARIFLPWRPAHLPTAQRLAAWGQRAGWRVRLELVQHLPEVSGLALALGDFPERERWLDGGPHRHALDPLDWPAMAQWGQRHWPLTDMPKSFFGDAPGVLPGEDWRRDEGLALDLAPPEWALLQLGLRHGVTLATAESCTAGSVAARVAALPGSSAVLRAGLVTYANAAKESLLGVAATTLARHGAVSEAVVLEMLAGALEHGDMALAISGIAGPGGAVPGKPVGTVCIAWGRRGGPGRAAVHHFSGDRWAVQYAAGSVALGRLIAMLME
- the thiL gene encoding thiamine-phosphate kinase, translating into MQPGEFRLIEVLRSALGETDPDLLVGMGDDAAVVRCREPVTICSDTLVAGRHFFADVAATDLAWKALAVNLSDLAAMGAIPRWALLNLSLPAGQNCDWGLWVEDFAAGWRALAKPSGLRLIGGDTVATDGPLTLTVTVLGAQRDAPMRRDAARPGQGVWVSGCIGDAAAALDIAWSARALPARPPAGLSTQAQWALEQRRLRPTPRTALGEAAARCGVACAQDISDGFVADLGHILQASGVGARICVDDLPISVALRPALGEDWEAWQRWPLTGGDDYELILCVPPELEDTLRGIGRETGVPLTRVGEIAPAEVGLELRWRGELRRIDGHGGHQHVF
- the gluQRS gene encoding tRNA glutamyl-Q(34) synthetase GluQRS, translating into MPSPVRGRFAPTPSGPLHAGSVLAAIGSYLSAKGAGGLWYLRMEDLDRPRLQPGAASTILAQLEALALEWDGAILWQSQHLERYGAALNQLMATGIAYPCGCSRAALQQSAGNCPCLERPPAKARAWRLRPGPRAMEAWEDRWRGPQHPTVQHPPPALLRADQIIAYVLASVVDDGFQGVTEVVRGEDLLPLTGVQRQLQAALDLPHPGYAHLPLIRDDRGRKLSKSAGAPGVAGSPGRAWEFCLRYLGWDLPADLMGADATTWRNWAIQRLHCGAPLWPQG
- a CDS encoding oxygen-binding di-iron domain-containing protein encodes the protein MSTVLYADTSHKCIAFTDLVEGDGIQANQFLIVHEGEGMLLDPGGNLTYKHLLAGMAEHFLPSHLDYVFASHEDPDIVASANGWLLITEAKILIAEEWTRFLPHFCTKGMTTGRVIGIPPAGMWVELGGQELAIVPAHYLHAVGNFHVYDPISRILFSGDVGANLVSGSGAAAVIEGTAAFAAHRASAGMEAFHRRYMGGRKVCALWAEMVRGMDVEWIVPQHGASFRGKETVAAFLDWFAELDSGPDLVDAADFHYPPPR
- the sfsA gene encoding DNA/RNA nuclease SfsA gives rise to the protein MDLPALIPATLLRRYQRFLADCRLEDGQTVTVHCPNSGSMRSCATPGQPVLLSHQPSSRRKYPWTWELYWSGSSWVCINTQRPNAVVAEAIAMGNIPELAGYPLLRREVPYGDHARVDIFLEGSDKPPAYVEVKSCTLLDADGVVRFPDAVSLRARRHLQSLQEVVTAGARGVLVFLIGREDGQGFAPAESIDPQYAEALRRARQAGVEILAYRTRVSPDRMILDAAETLLL
- the map gene encoding type I methionyl aminopeptidase is translated as MLRRSQERPPVHIHSPEEVEKMRVAGQLTAQVLKMIAPYVQAGISTGELDRICHDYIVNDLDAIPAPLNYQPSPEYPPYPKSVCISLNHVICHGIPGDRVLKDGDILNIDVTVIKDGYHGDSSKMFLVGNVPLKARRVVEVAHESMVRGIAQVRPGATLGDIGHAIQSYAEAQHCSVVREFCGHGIGRVFHDEPQVLHYGNPGEGLRLVPGMTFTIEPMINAGKRHIKALPDGWTIVTKDHSPSAQWEHTILVTEDGHEVLTQLPGDPL
- the glnD gene encoding [protein-PII] uridylyltransferase → MTATRSTASTTTPRAGMEPIAAVAPVRPPLRQRARLHDGILRQLWRDANDGRQRHDASLIAVGGYGRGRLFPGSDLDLLVLVEDGDDPQRDAFVSRFFTLLWDRGCPVGHSVRTVAQCLAEARADLSIATTLHEMRFLAGSRGLYRALQADLRAQPPWDPTSFYAAKIAEQDQRHRRFSDTAYHLEPNIKDGPGGLRDIHQLQWLAARLFGQASLAPLYRHGLMRRAEYRQLLRARLFLETLREHLHQRAGRGEDRLRLEYQEALAEGLGFRGHGGRSAVERMMQRLYQVFADVLRVSAIVQESIGQFLSEGGHLRGSSETRNEPVPPEPVAVPLVQLLTRLAQVAAQGDGDALEGSLWRDVHAIRRRYHARDLTGNAEARAVFLEALRNPTQATRFLTLLHQTRLLGRLLPPYRAITGLIQHDLFHVYTVDQHTLFVLGELARLWQEADDPQIRKARLAVRHPEILVLAALFHDIAKGQGGDHSSKGAGLAQRFAHAMQLEPDAGALLVWLVHNHLLLSTVSQRRDLEDPQVIRNVAERMGDQRHLAYLFLLTIADMRATNPELWNDWKASLLHKLFDASWAALEGGDAVLADHGPVIRARQEAVLAKLEPAAREQILELWQEMRPSYFLRYRADELLWQAHEIHAYHGRGYLVRLREHPVEGSEILIYGPDKAGLFEEITATLDRHSLNILDARIDTSHDGRALDTFVVLDESHSYARPAAAQEILRRDLRAVLHGEVPRKPHFGMRHRDLRHRYFADLPLEIFVDNHTLAEDTLLEIRAPDRLGLLYRVGGTLRTLGFTIFGAKVSTFGESVEDTFFIRNAQNRKLRDNEIAALTAALQDALSSDHAAEDH
- the hflD gene encoding high frequency lysogenization protein HflD; its protein translation is MAMFINPARRADRTLALAGILRAAQEVQDAARRGIHDNSMLGSCVQSILSLDGRDSAAVLGGLPSLRRALQGLCPLLQRGPGSAEEAEQMRYALSLAKLGKALIHNHAATERVRRGIDEARRQIEHFGDAIHPSVLGGLANTYAEGIGILSPRIIVSGESRFLTQEEDTVRIRALLLAGVRAAVLWRQAGGSVFTTFWERSALCLESRDLLAHLSS
- a CDS encoding mechanosensitive ion channel family protein, whose protein sequence is MVQTPGQGRHLFTKVLWQMLLGLLLVIAAGFLINFSLKQYFPQYLSYAPLVREIVWSLIVLIIGLWIASHLVAYAERRFARTRKDLYGLTLLIRIAVYIVLLAVILSIFHISIAGILAGSAVGGVVLGFAIHTFASNLLTGIFATASGALNYGDVVYVNSWVWNVNTVGQIVEIKALFSKMLTQDGALISIPNSVLLGSSALVEYAHEDNSYIYPVETMVNADVPMELVITEAKKASLFQHCDIFIQSRNGFNNTLHLMLRFQNVTELNGRIDEANRIIDAAYWKAKNGVTLYGPSYFARVPDSYPVLLGLPIDVPSARILDTARKQGLKVNLVNKTNAMNTFLLQVGVDDGKDLAQSIEAANLALEQIYGQLKDETTTAAAQKP